Proteins from a genomic interval of Rosa chinensis cultivar Old Blush chromosome 2, RchiOBHm-V2, whole genome shotgun sequence:
- the LOC112185484 gene encoding uncharacterized protein LOC112185484, with product MAKQQHSAGWVASQKRWLLAFLVMLSVSTLIAFFIRAAFDSCDRNLDVVGKRVPLGSPIGTSPSPLRFMKSKLVLLVSHELSLSGGPLLLMELAFLLRSVGTEVCWVTIQRPVHTDEVTYSLENKMLDRGVQVLSEKGQEATNIALKADLIVLNTAVAGKWMELDATLKENVPHLLPKVLWWIHEMRGHYFKLDYVKHLPAVAGSMIDSHVTAEYWKNRTRERLGIKMPETFVVHLGNSKELMEVAEDTVAKRVLREHVRESLGVRSEDLLFAIINSVSRGKGQDLFLRSFYESLRLVQEKKLQLPKMHAVVVGSDMTSHTKFESELRNFVKMKKIQDRVHFVNKTLTVAPYLAAIDVLVQNSQARGECFGRITIEAMAFQLPVLGTAAGGTTEIVVNGTTGLLHPVGKEGVTPLAKNIVKLATHVERRLTMGKRGYERVKERFLEHHMANRIAGVLKVVLQKSKSHSDA from the exons ATGGCGAAGCAGCAGCACTCGGCGGGGTGGGTGGCGTCCCAGAAGCGGTGGCTGTTGGCTTTCCTGGTCATGCTCTCCGTCTCGACCTTGATCGCCTTCTTCATCAGAGCGGCGTTCGACTCCTGCGATCGGAACCTCGACGTCGTCGGAAAGAGGGTGCCTTTGGGCTCGCCGATTGGCACCAGTCCTAGCCCGTTGCGCTTCATGAAGTCCAAACTCGTTCTCCTAGTCTCGcacgagctctctctctctg GTGGGCCTTTGCTGTTGATGGAGCTAGCTTTTTTGTTAAGAAGTGTTGGTACAGAAGTTTGTTGGGTGACCATTCAGAGGCCGGTGCATACTGACGAAGTGACTTACAGCTTGGAGAATAAGATGTTGGACCGGGGAGTGCAG GTCTTGTCGGAAAAGGGCCAAGAAGCTACAAATATAGCTCTCAAGGCTGATTTAATTGTCTTGAACACGGCGGTTGCTGGGAAATGGATGGAATTGGATGCCACTCTCAAGGAAAATGTTCCCCATCTTCTCCCAAAGGTGTTGTGGTGGATCCATGAAATGCGTGGTCATTACTTTAAGTTGGATTATGTCAAGCACCTCCCCGCTGTTGCAGGTTCTATGATTGATTCACACGTAACAGCAGAATATTGGAAGAATAGAACTCGAGAACGTTTGGG GATCAAAATGCCTGAGACCTTTGTTGTTCACCTTGGGAACAGCAAAGAGCTTATGGAAGTTGCTGAAGACACTGTAGCCAAAAGGGTTTTGCGTGAGCATGTTAGGGAGTCTCTTGGAGTACGAAGTGAAGATCTACTATTTGCCATCATAAACA GTGTTTCACGTGGAAAAGGCCAAGATCTATTTCTGCGTTCATTCTATGAAAGCTTGCGATTGGTCCAAGAGAAGAAGCTGCAACTGCCAAAGATGCATGCAGTTGTTGTGGGAAGTGACATGACTTCTCACACCAAGTTTGAGTCTGAATTACGTAACTTTGTAAAGATGAAGAAAATTCAAGATCGTGTTCATTTCGTAAACAAAACGCTGACTGTAGCTCCATATCTAGCTGCCATTGATGTCCTTGTGCAAAATTCTCAG GCACGGGGAGAATGCTTTGGTAGGATAACTATTGAAGCCATGGCATTTCAGCTTCCTGTACTG GGAACAGCTGCAGGTGGAACCACAGAGATTGTAGTGAATGGAACAACAGGGCTCTTGCATCCTGTTGGGAAAGAAGGGGTTACCCCTCTTGCGAAAAACATTGTCAAACTTGCTACTCATGTTGAGAGGAGACTTACGATGGGAAAGAGAGGCTATGAAAGGGTCAAAGAAAGGTTTTTAGAACATCACATGGCAAACAGAATTGCTGGGGTTCTGAAGGTAGTGTTGCAGAAATCAAAGAGCCACTCAGATGCCTAA
- the LOC112185483 gene encoding uncharacterized protein LOC112185483 isoform X2 gives MFGTAIRFIGRKPKPMMKPIELKTPPEQTQTITRTIFDIVKEHGPLTISETWDHVKEVGLRGLTSKRHMKIVLRWMKERQKLRQICNHVGPNKQFLYTTWFTKPNTKQQPKPVNGSPQPKFP, from the exons ATGTTTGGAACAGCAATAAGGTTTATTGGGAGAAAACCGAAACCGATGATGAAACCGATAGAGCTCAAAACTCCACCAGAGCAGACACAGACCATCACTAGGACCATCTTTGATATCGTGAAGGAGCACGGTCCTCTCACCATTTCTGAAACCTGGGATCACGTTAAG GAAGTTGGTTTAAGAGGACTGACGAGCAAGAGGCATATGAAGATAGTGTTGAGGTGGATGAAGGAGAGGCAGAAGCTTAGACAAATATGCAACCATGTAGGGCCTAATAAGCAGTTTCTGTATACGACTTGGTTCACAAAACCCAACACCAAGCAGCAGCCAAAACCAGTAAACGGTTCTCCACAACCCAAGTTCCCTTGA